From Longimicrobium sp., one genomic window encodes:
- the hpt gene encoding hypoxanthine phosphoribosyltransferase: MPDSAETLQRTGGRELTRIVYDEKTIAARVAEMGQEIAGAYEPDEPLLVLGLLKGSFIFLSDLVRHIPRPLHVDFIVASSYGSGTTTSGHVNLLYDPSISLENKHIVLVEDIVDSGTTLSRLVPMLEERGPLSLEICTLLHKHIAANLIREPRWVGFDAPHEFLIGYGLDHSEDFRNLPFIGSLKHDS, translated from the coding sequence ATGCCTGATTCGGCGGAAACGCTGCAGCGGACGGGGGGGCGCGAGCTCACCCGGATCGTGTATGACGAGAAGACCATCGCCGCGCGCGTGGCCGAGATGGGCCAGGAGATCGCGGGCGCGTACGAACCCGACGAGCCCCTGCTGGTGCTGGGGCTGCTGAAGGGCTCCTTCATCTTCCTCAGCGACCTGGTGCGGCACATCCCGCGGCCGCTGCACGTGGACTTCATCGTGGCCAGCAGCTACGGGAGCGGCACCACCACGTCGGGCCACGTGAACCTCCTCTACGATCCCTCCATCTCCCTCGAGAACAAGCACATCGTGCTCGTGGAAGACATCGTGGACAGCGGGACCACGCTCTCGCGGCTGGTGCCCATGCTGGAGGAGCGCGGACCCTTGTCGCTGGAGATTTGTACTCTTCTCCACAAGCACATCGCGGCCAACCTGATCCGCGAGCCCCGCTGGGTGGGCTTCGACGCCCCCCACGAGTTCCTGATCGGGTACGGGCTGGACCATTCCGAGGATTTCCGCAACCTGCCGTTCATCGGGAGCCTGAAGCACGACTCCTGA
- the tilS gene encoding tRNA lysidine(34) synthetase TilS — translation MGERPSFTLRFLDHLAALGVGDGAHVLVALSGGVDSVVLLHLLRFAARGMGIALSAAHFDHAMRPGSECDARWAAGLCRAWEVPLIADRSNRPLRTEEEARDARYAFLREARERSNADWIATAHHADDQAETVLFRVLRGTGVAGLAGIAPVDDARRLVRPLLPFWRAEIRRHAREHRLRWREDPTNAAADPARNRIRLEILPAIERTIAPGARRALVRLAALAREDEAAWEAVLRAEAEGLAREEDGGIVLVRERLAGYDSAVAARLLRGLLRRLGAVPDRDGTRSALRFIGAAPSGREMALPGGIRIRTEFGTARIERASAPPPPDLPLAIDGPRGAGTCRIGGRERRVAWRSDGGHAAADDATAVTLPAGEVELPLLLRGRLPGDRVRTPAGGRTLKRLFNDRRVPRGSRARVPVLADAAGRVVWVAGLARPVRLPGPGEPALTVQIDDA, via the coding sequence ATGGGCGAGCGGCCCTCCTTCACCCTCCGTTTCCTGGACCACCTTGCCGCGCTGGGGGTGGGAGATGGCGCGCACGTGCTGGTGGCGCTCTCCGGCGGCGTGGACTCCGTCGTCCTCCTGCACCTGCTCCGCTTCGCCGCGCGCGGGATGGGGATCGCCCTCTCCGCCGCGCACTTCGACCACGCGATGCGGCCCGGCAGCGAGTGTGACGCGCGCTGGGCCGCCGGCCTCTGCCGCGCGTGGGAGGTGCCGCTCATCGCCGATCGAAGCAATCGCCCGCTGCGGACGGAGGAGGAGGCGCGGGACGCGCGCTACGCCTTCCTGCGCGAGGCGCGCGAGCGGTCGAACGCGGATTGGATCGCCACCGCGCACCACGCCGACGACCAGGCGGAGACCGTGCTCTTCCGCGTGCTGCGGGGGACGGGCGTCGCCGGGCTGGCGGGGATCGCGCCGGTGGACGATGCGCGGCGACTCGTCCGCCCGCTCCTCCCCTTCTGGCGCGCGGAGATCCGGCGCCACGCCCGCGAGCACCGCCTGCGCTGGCGCGAGGACCCGACCAACGCCGCCGCCGACCCCGCGCGCAACCGCATCCGCCTGGAGATCCTCCCCGCCATCGAGCGGACGATCGCTCCCGGCGCGCGGCGCGCGCTGGTGCGCCTGGCCGCGCTCGCGCGCGAGGACGAAGCCGCCTGGGAGGCCGTTCTCCGGGCCGAGGCGGAGGGGTTGGCGAGGGAGGAAGACGGGGGCATCGTCCTTGTTCGGGAACGGCTTGCGGGTTATGATTCCGCCGTGGCCGCACGGCTGCTGCGCGGCCTGCTGCGCCGGCTGGGGGCGGTCCCGGACAGGGACGGAACCCGGTCGGCGCTCCGGTTTATCGGAGCCGCGCCCAGCGGGCGCGAGATGGCGCTCCCCGGCGGCATCCGCATCCGCACCGAGTTCGGCACCGCCCGCATCGAGCGCGCGTCCGCCCCCCCGCCCCCCGACCTCCCCCTGGCCATCGACGGCCCGCGCGGGGCCGGGACCTGCCGCATCGGCGGCCGCGAGCGCCGCGTCGCCTGGCGCTCGGACGGCGGGCACGCGGCGGCGGACGACGCGACGGCGGTGACGCTCCCGGCCGGCGAGGTGGAGCTCCCGCTGCTGCTGCGCGGGCGGCTCCCCGGCGACCGGGTGCGCACCCCCGCGGGCGGGCGCACGCTGAAGCGGCTGTTCAACGACCGGCGCGTGCCGCGGGGCTCCCGCGCGCGCGTTCCCGTGCTGGCCGACGCGGCGGGAAGGGTGGTGTGGGTGGCGGGGCTCGCGCGTCCGGTGCGCCTGCCCGGGCCGGGCGAGCCGGCACTAACAGTCCAGATCGACGATGCCTGA
- a CDS encoding nucleotidyl transferase AbiEii/AbiGii toxin family protein: MEQDLLLTRAVVAIFRDDFLASQVAMRGGTVLHKVHLAPASRYSEDIDLVLVGARPISHVLRALARVLTPELGPPVRSIFTTLQLAVRNAVQPSKIARMVFAYRPTFAPPAEMTIKVEVNYSERDPVFAVIDLPYHPPLAGLSGPVMLRSYDLNEMLGTKLRALLQRTQGRDLFDLQCALARYEASVRNGGTPLFEPERVAVAFLDYMRRENTVITRALFERELERKLANRSFRDDMPLVLPAGLEFDVLAAGEAVRSVLLSHLP; encoded by the coding sequence GTGGAGCAGGATCTCCTTCTCACCCGCGCGGTCGTTGCCATCTTCCGCGACGATTTCCTGGCCAGCCAGGTTGCCATGCGCGGCGGAACGGTGCTCCACAAGGTGCACCTCGCACCCGCGTCCCGGTACTCCGAAGACATCGACCTCGTGCTGGTGGGCGCCCGGCCCATCTCTCACGTCCTGCGGGCGTTGGCGCGGGTGCTCACGCCAGAGCTGGGGCCGCCCGTGCGGAGTATCTTCACGACCCTCCAGCTTGCCGTCCGGAACGCGGTGCAGCCGTCGAAGATCGCACGGATGGTCTTTGCCTACCGGCCAACGTTCGCGCCTCCGGCCGAGATGACGATCAAGGTGGAGGTGAACTACAGCGAGCGCGACCCGGTGTTCGCCGTGATCGACCTGCCGTATCACCCTCCGCTGGCGGGGCTGTCCGGGCCGGTGATGCTCCGATCCTATGATCTGAACGAGATGCTCGGGACCAAGCTGCGCGCGCTGCTGCAGCGAACCCAGGGGCGGGACCTCTTCGACCTTCAGTGCGCCCTTGCCCGGTACGAAGCTTCGGTACGGAACGGCGGGACTCCGCTGTTCGAGCCGGAACGCGTGGCTGTGGCCTTCCTGGACTACATGCGCCGCGAGAACACGGTCATCACGCGGGCGCTGTTCGAACGCGAGCTCGAGCGGAAGCTGGCGAACCGGAGCTTTCGCGACGACATGCCGCTGGTGCTTCCGGCGGGACTGGAATTCGACGTGCTCGCCGCGGGGGAGGCTGTACGCTCTGTTCTCCTGTCCCACCTGCCCTGA